The following proteins come from a genomic window of Sorghum bicolor cultivar BTx623 chromosome 3, Sorghum_bicolor_NCBIv3, whole genome shotgun sequence:
- the LOC8062351 gene encoding protein TRANSPARENT TESTA 1, producing the protein MGPRTCAAMEGEAVGGSPFFQWLKPRRSSSPSSSRSSSGSSSSSSSTTMAASAGHHVLAALGEEGQSAAGGVVQEAVRPSSMTCLPLLSRLGEGKGASDDHEQQCTVKEEIMSGGGDGGATSDLAKSGVDLNIGLPVGGSCSIEDAIMEEKGDEEEEDDEVDQEAGEDESEEWKHMHGGCKVEGMDLQQEDDDREVVPSSVDGRSNNIVVGVGEFGVVGEESGLPIAGCQYWIPTPAQILIGPVQFICHVCNKTFNRYNNMQMHMWGHGREYRKGPESLKGTQTLALLKLPCYCCAAGCKNNVAHPRARPLKDFRTLQTHYKRKHGAKPFRCRRCAKPFAVKGDWRTHEKNCGKRWFCACGSDFKHKRSLNDHVRSFGADHGPVDEPAAAAGAKDRIVRFHNR; encoded by the exons ATGGGGCCGCGGACTTGTGCGGCCATGGAAGGTGAGGCCGTCGGCGGCTCGCCTTTCTTCCAGTGGCTCAAGCCGCGGCGATCGTCGTCGCCATCGTCTTCGCGGTCGTcgtctggctcctcctcctcgtcgtcgtcgaccacGATGGCGGCGTCGGCTGGGCATCATGTACTAGCAGCGCTTGGTGAAGAGGGACAATCAGCAGCCGGTGGAGTTGTGCAGGAAGCAGTGAGGCCGAGCAGCATGACGTGCCTGCCGCTGCTCAGCAGGCTCGGTGAGGGGAAAGGGGCCAGTGACGATCACGAGCAGCAGTGCACAGTCAAAGAAGAGATCATGAGCGGCGGCGGAGACGGCGGTGCGACCAGCGATCTGGCCAAGTCCGGCGTCGATTTGAACATCGGCTTGCCGGTTGGTGGATCCTGCAGCATTGAGGATGCCATCATGGAAGAAAAGGgtgacgaggaggaggaagacgacgaaGTGGATCAGGAGGCGGGTGAGGACGAGAGCGAGGAGTGGAAGCATATGCATGGCGGCTGCAAGGTGGAGGGGATGGATCTGCAGCAGGAGGATGACGATCGGGAAGTGGTGCCGTCGTCGGTGGACGGCCGATCAAACAACATCGTCGTCGGCGTGGGGGAATTCGGCGTGGTGGGTGAGGAGAGCGGCCTGCCGATCGCCGGCTGCCAGTACTGGATCCCGACGCCGGCGCAGATCCTCATCGGGCCGGTGCAGTTTATCTGCCATGTCTGTAACAAGACCTTCAACAGATACAACAACATGCAG ATGCACATGTGGGGCCACGGCCGCGAGTACCGCAAGGGCCCGGAGTCGCTCAAGGGGACGCAGACGCTGGCGCTGCTGAAGCTGCCGTGCTACTGCTGCGCGGCGGGGTGCAAGAACAACGTGGCGCACCCGCGCGCGCGGCCGCTCAAGGACTTCCGAACCCTGCAGACGCACTACAAGCGCAAGCACGGCGCCAAGCCCTTCCGCTGCCGCCGCTGCGCCAAGCCCTTCGCCGTCAAGGGCGACTGGCGCACGCACGAGAAGAACTGCGGCAAGCGATGGTTCTGCGCCTGCGGCTCCGACTTCAAGCACAAGCGATCCCTCAACGACCACGTCCGATCCTTCGGCGCCGACCACGGCCCCGTCGAcgagcccgccgccgccgccggagcaaAGGATCGCATCGTACGTTTCCACAATCGGTGA